From the genome of Chloroflexota bacterium:
GCGCTGGTGGTGCTGGCCGGCATGCTGATGATGCTGGCGGCACGCTATCCGGCCGCCAGGACGCCCGGCGCCGTGTGGGCCACCGTCGGCGGCGTTGCGGCGGTCGTGGGCATCGTGCAGCTAGGCGGCCTCTGGGCTTACTACGGCGTGGAGATCGCGGCCGGGCGCAGCAACGCCGGCCCCTGGCAGATGATCCGGCTCGTGGACGAGCAGCGACGCGCCCGCGAGCCGTTCGTCGTGCACGCGGACCTGCACCTGCTCCCGAGCGGCGGTGGCGGCACCTGGGCCAAGGCGCTCGACTACCTACTGGAGTTGGAGGACGTGCGGAAGGACGTCAGCCCACGCGAGCCGGGCGTCCGTCTGCGCGCCTGCGACGTGACGACCGTCGTGCTGCGCTACGTCGAGCGCGACGAGCGACGCCGGCCGGCCCGCGACGAGCCGCGCCACGAACGGTACTGGATCGCGCGGCCGGCCCCGCTGCCCGGCGAGCGGCGCGAGGAGCAGGGACGGGTCGTGGTCGAGACGCCGTACGCGCTGCCGTGGGTCAACCGCTCGCTGTTCGATCCGCGTGCACCCACCTTCGAGACCGGTTGCGAGTGACCCGCCTCGCCTACGGCGGCTGGCTGCTGGCCGCACTGCTGTTCGCCGCGCTCTGCATCGGCCGCTCGATGTGGACGGCGTTTGATGCAGCCACCATCCAGGACGATGCCCGCCAGCACGTCTTCTGGATGCAGCGCCTGACCGACCCCACAACCCTGCGCGACGACCTCTTTGCCGACTACTTCGCCAGCCAGGCGCCGCCCGGCTACGTGCTGATCTTCCGCCTGCTGCTGCCGTTCGTCGATCTGGCCACCGCCAGCAAGCTGCTACCGCCGGTGCTCGGGCTGCTCTCGGCTGGCTGCACGTTCGGGCTGGTGATGCGGCTCTACTCGTCTGGCCCGGCCGCCTTTCTGGCTACGGCTGTGAACTCCTGGTACGTCTGGCAGTATGACGATCTGCCGACCGGGAGTCCGCGCGCGTTTCTGCTGCCGCTGACCACCCTGTTGCTGCTCGCGCTCGCGGCCGGCTGGCGCTGGTGGCTGGTAGTCGCCGTCGTGGCGCTGGAGGCGGTGATGTACCCGAGCGCCGCTGCGCTCGGCGTCGTGCTGGTCGGCCTGACCTTGGTCACCTGGACCGCGCGTGGGCCACGGCTCACGACGGACCGCGCCACCTCGCTGCGAGCCGTCGCCTGCGGCATCGTCGCGCTGCTGCTGCTCGCGCCAACGGTCTTCGGGTCGTCACCGTTCGGGCCGGCCGTCTCTGGCGCTGCCGCGCGCCAGATGCCCGAGTTTGGCCCCGGCGGTCGAAACGCCTTTTTCGATCCGAGCCAGTACCAGTACTGGCTGGTCAGCTACCGGAGCGGCTTCGATCTCCGGGTGGCTGACCGTCTCTTTCCGAGTATCCCGATCTTCTACGAATTGCTGGCGCTGGCCGGCCTGTTGCCGCTCGCAGCGCTGCCGATCGGAAGGTCGCGACGGACGCTCGGTCCGACGTTCGGCGTGCTCACCCGGCTGATCGGCGCGTCGCTGATCCTGTTCGTGGCGGCGCACCTGCTCCTGTTCAAGCTCTATCTGCCAGCCCGGTTCGTGGCCTGGAGTGTGCCACTGGCGTTCGCCATCGCCGCTGGCGTGGGGATGACGGTGCTGGTCGGCGCGCTGGCTGGCCGGATCGGTCCTGCCGCGCGGCCACGCGTGGTGGGTGTGGTGAGCGTCGCCCTCGCGGTCGGGCTGGCCCTGTATCCAGCCCTGTACGATGGCAACTTCGTGCAGGACCGCACGCCCGAGATCACCGCGTACCTGCGGACCCTGCCCGTCGACACACTGGTGGTCGGCGCGCCAGTCGAGGCGGACTCGGTGCCGGCGTTCTCCGGCCGGCGCGTCCTGACGAATCGCGAGTACGCGCTGGCCTACCACGTCGGGTTCTACAGCCAAGTGCAGGAGCGCACCCAGGCTGCCATCGACGCCTACTACGCCGACACGCCGCAACGGCTCACCGAGATCGCCGAGCGGTACGGCATCGACGTGTTCCTGGTGAATCGGGCTGCCTTCAACCCGGAGACGGCCGTTGACGCCTGGGCGGGCAGCTTCGAGCCATACACGTCGCAGGTGCTCGAACGCGCCCGGCGCGGACGCCGATTCGCATTGCTGGATCAGGTCCGGCGCTGCGGCGTCCTGACGGAGGGCGAGGTGACGGTGGTCATGGCTGCCTGTATCGCCGCCAGCCGCTGAACGCGTTTCCGGCCGTTTCCTTCGAGTCGGACTCGTTTCGCGCCGGGCGGGCTGCACGCACTGTTTGCAGACCAACAGGTGAGACGCCGCCCGCCTGACAGGCAGATCGCGCGGCCACGCCTACGCTGGTGGTAGGAGGCCAGCATCCGCTGGCCGCGCACGCTGCCTTCGCGGCGCAGGACGAGGTTGCCACCATGAACGCCGAGATCACCCGTGCCCCCCGCAATCCAAAGAGTTCGCGGTCGCCGTGGCTCGCGGCCGGCGCGGCCCTGCTGGTGCTTGGCTTCACGGCGTCCTCGACGCTGGCCGCCCCGTTCGATCCCTCTCGGCCGTTCGATCGGTACGCCGTGGCAAATCCGACGCCCACGCCGAAGCCGAAGGTCGTCACGAAGGATCCGCAGCCGGCCAACCCGTGCACTGGGCGCATCGTCTCGCCAAACTGCAACCAGGGTGGCGATCAGGCGCCGCCGACGGCGACGCCAACCCCGAAGCCGAAGTACCCCACGCCGACCCCGGTACCGGACAAGCCGGACCCGACCGCCACCCCGACCCCGCGTCCACGCAAGCCGACCGTGACTCCGACGACGGAGCCCGAGGAGCCGACCGCGACTCCGACGCCGCGCCCGAGGCCGCCGACCCGCACGCCGACCCCTGAGCCAGAGCCTGAGCCGCCGACTCCGACTCCGCTCCCGCCCACGGAGACCCCGGTGCCGCCCACCAACACTCCGCGCCCGACCCGCACGCCGGTGCCGCCGACGGCCACGCCGGCGCCGACCGTTGAGCTGCCGATGCTGCCGCTCGTGCCCGAAGCGCCGGCGCCCGAGCCGACGCGGGTTCCGCCGACCAGCACGCCGCTGCCGCAGCCGACGGCCACGCCGACGCCCGAGCCGCCGAACATCGCCGGCGTGGTTGACGACGCCGACCGCCCGGCGACGCCCGAGCCGACCGTTGAGGTCGCTGCTGCGACGCCGGTCCCGCCAACGCCGACAGCAGTCGTGGCCGAGGCGACGGCGACCCCTGAGACAATCGTGGCGGCTGCACCCGTCGATCCGACCCAGACGCCGATCCCGCCGGCGACGCCCGTGCCGTCCGACCCCGAGCCATCGGAGCGGGTCGAGGTCGCCAGCTCCAGCCAGCCGGACCCTGCCCCGTACGTGCTGTTCGGGACGCTGCTGTTCGCACTGGCGGCGGTGGCAGGCCAGATGTTGCGCGGCGGCTCGCTGATGATGCGCCCGCTGACGCAGTCGGGTGATGCGCTCCGACGCGGCGGCTCGCGACTGATCTCCCGCACGGGGGGTGCGCCGGACCCGGCCACGATCTCCGACGCATCGTCGGCGATGCGGGGCGAGACGCAGACGCAGGCCGATGTGCGCTCGCAGACATCGACGGACAGCCACACGCTGACGGACTTCATCGACCCCAATCACGTCGCGCAGACGCTCACGGGCCAGGGCGGCGGCAGCCCGTCCTCCGGGGGGCTGGGTGGACACGATGGCGGCCTCAGCAAGCTGGCAGATGGTGCTGGGCATACCAACGGCTTCGCACAGTCGAACGGAGCCGGGGCGCAGGGCGGTGGCTTCGGTGGCGGCGAGGGCTTCGGCCAGACGATGCCCGACGCGAGCGGCAACCTCGGCTCGTCGCAGGCCGACCTCAAGATGCCCGGTCAGCATGCCGGCGGTCCATCCGACTACAGTCCGCGCCCGACGACGGCCGCCGACGCCGCCCCAAAGCCGGCCCCCGGCGGCAACCTCGGCGGCGGCGCAGGCGACGGGCTGGCACGCAGTATCTCGCCCTCAGGCACAGACCTGGCCTCGGCGCACAGCGCAGGCGGCTCCGGTGGCGGCCTTGGCGGAAATGCCGGTGGTGACGCGCTGGCGCGCAGCATCGGTGGGCCGCAGGATGTCCTGGCGGGCGCTCCGAGTGGCTCGCCGGCCGACGCCCTGTTGCACAACGGCACGGGCGGCGGCTCCGGACTCGGCGGCGACGCAGGCGGCCTTGCCGATGCGCTCGCACGCAGCGCGCCTTCAGGGCCTTCAGGGATCGAAGGACGGGCGACTGCCGGCGTCGGACAGACAATGGTCACACAGGGTGGTGGGCTGCTGGCCGCCGGCGCAAGCTGGCTGAGCGCGGGGGCGCTGGGGCGGGCCGACGATGCCGGCCAGACGCTGGCCGGGCCGGTCGCGGCGTCCACGCTGGAGGCGCCAGGTGTGCAAGTGCTCGACGCCGCGACGATCGCCTGCCGAGGCTGTGGACGGAAGCTGCCGTTCGGCCATCGCTTCTGCGGCTACTGCGGCGAGTCCCTCGACAAGACGCTGTGCTAGACCCACGCGAGCGGGACCGCGACAGTCGCCGCGCGGGGATATGTCCACTCCCGCGCTACTTCTGCCGCGCGCTGCGCCGAGACCTGCACGACCGTGCCGCTTCCGGTCGCGCAGGCCTCGGCGACGTTCAGTGCTTGAACGTGACGACGCTGCGGGCCACCTCGCCCCGTCCGAGGCTGTCGTAGGCCTCGTTGATCCGATCGAGCGGGTACTCCCGTGTGATCATCTCCTTGACCTTCAGCTTGCCGGCCAGGGTCATGTCCACGAACCGCTGGAAGTCCAGGCGGGGCCGCGACGAGCCGTACCACGACCCCAGCAGCTTCGCTTCCTTCTGGACGAACAGCAGCGGATCAAGCCCGGCCGTCTGATTCTGCGGCGCCATCCCGACGATCACCGCCGTGCCGGCCGGCCGGATCATCTTGATCGCCTGCTCGACGGTCCGGTAGTTGCCGATGACCTCGAAGGCGTAGTCCACGCCGCCGTCGGTCAGGTCGATCACCTGCTCGACGGCGTCACCCTTCGAACCATTGACCATGTCTGTTGCGCCAAATGAGCTGGCGTAGTCGAGCTTGTTGTCGAGCAGATCGACGGCGATGATCCGGCTCGCGCCGGCGACTGCCGCGCCCTGGATCACGTTCAGGCCGACGCCGCCGCAGCCGATCACCGCGACGGTGCTGCCCGGCGTGACCTTGGCTGTGTTCAACACCGCGCCGACGCCCGTCGTGACGGCACAGCCGATCAGCGCCAGTGATGCCATGTCGATCTCTTGCTCGATGGGCACGACCTGCTCGGCCGGCATCACCACGTACTCGGCGAAGCTGCCCATTCGGCCAAGGATGTTGATGTCCTCTGCGCCACGATGCACTCGCGACGTGCCGTCATGCATTTTGAAGCGGTCGCCCGCGTAGCCGGTGCAGAGCACCGAGCTGCCGGTGATGCAGTTGCGGCAGCGCCCGCACCACGGTCGGAACGAGAGCGCTGCGCGGTCGCCCGGCTTGATGCCCGTGACGCCTGTGCCGACCTCCTCGACGATGCCAGAGGCCTCGTGGCCCAGGAGGATCGGCACCCCGAACTTCCACTCGCCCTTCATCACATGGTAGTCGCTGTGGCAGACGCCGGTCGCGCTGATCCTGATTTTGACCTCGCCGGCCTTGGGCGAGTCGATCGTCAGATCTTCGATGCTCAGCGGGGTCTGGTAGTCGTTGAGAATGGCGGCCTTCAACGGAGTCCCTCCAGGGAGTGCGCTCCGCGCCAGCGACGGGCGCACGATGCGGAAAGGGTAGCAGAGTCTCACGCCCGTACGGCCCGGTCGCAGGTCTTGCCCAGGCGGTACGATGATGACCATTGTCGTCGGGCGTCCGGGGATGGGGCGATCTTCCGCGAGCGAATTCCAGTACGACGAGTTCCAGGCCGTTGACAAGGCCCTGACCAGGGACCAGCAGCATGACCTGCGAGCGCTCTCGTCGCGGGCGGAGATCGGCTCCCACAACTTCGTCGTGACGCACAGCTACGGCGACTTTCGTGGCGACTCGGTCGAGCTGATGGCAACGGTGTTCGACGTCCACGTCTACCTTGCCAACTGGGCGCCCAGACCCTGATCTTCGGGTTTCCGCGCGGCGCGGCATGCCACGAAGCAGATGTTCCCGCAGCGCCTCGACAAGCTCGGCCTGCGCTGAGCGACGCCGGCTGTGGAGCAGACAGCGTCTCGGCCAGGCGCCGGTCGGCGCCGCGGGAACGCTCCCGAGACACTCGCCCGAGCCGTTACCATCTGCCACGTTCGCGCACTGGCGCGCGAGGCGCTGACCTGAGAAGATGTCTTACTTGGCATAGGCCAGGTAGGACGTTACGATGGTCGTGACACCTGTGCGTTTCTCTGCGGAGGGGAACCAATGGCGATGACCGCTCCCTTGCCCAAACTGATGGGGCAGCCAGTCAGGCGGCGGGAAGACCCGCGCTTGATCACCGGTAGCTCGCAGTACGTTGACGACATTCAACTGCCGGGCCAGTTGTATCTCGTGTTCGTCCGAAGCCCGTACGGCCATGCGAAGGTCAACGGGATCGACACATCGGCCGCCGCCGCCGTCCCCGGCGTGGTCGCAGTGTATACGGCCAAGGACCTCGAAGGTGCGACGACGGGTCCGCTGCCGTATGAGTTCGGGTTCGAGCCGTTCCAGAACGTGAAGAACATGGAGCGGTATCCGCTGGCGACCGACAAGGTCCGCTACGTCGGCGACCCCATCGCCGCCGTGCTGGCCGACAGTCGCTACGCCGCGCGCGATGCCGCCGCGCTGGTCGAGGTGGACTACGAGCCGCTGCCGGCCGTGGTGGACCCTGAGAAGGCGCTGGAGGACGGCGCGCCGCTCCTGTACGAAGAGTTCGGGACGAACCTCGGACACACACAGTCGCTGTCTCACGGCGACGTGGACGCCGCGTTCGCCTCGGCTGACAAGGTCGTGTCGCTGCGGATCGTCAATCAGCGCGTTCTGCCGACGGCCCTGGAGACGCGCGGCTGCCTGGCCGATTGGCGCGCCGCCCGACCGGGCGATCCCGGCGAGTTGACGCTCTGGACCTCGACCCAGGTTCCGCACGCCGTCAAGACCAAGATGTCGGCGCTGCTCGGCATCGACGAGAACAAGGTCCGGGTCATCGCGCCAGAGGTCGGCGGCGGCTTCGGCAACAAGATCGACGTCTCGCCCGAGGAGACGCTGACGGCCATCGCCGCGATGCGGACGGGCCGTCCGGTCAAGTGGTCCGAGACCCGCAGCGAGAACTTCCAGGCCGCGATGCATGGTCGCGGACAGGTCGACGTCATCGAGGCCGCTGCCAGGAGCGACGGCAGGATCACCGGGCTGAAGGTGACGGTCGTCGCCGACATCGGCGGGTACTACCAGTATCTCTCTCCGCTGATGGCGATGCTCACGGGCCTGATGCTGCCCGGCCCCTACGATATCGAGAACATCTCGTTCGAGCTGAAGGGCGCGCTGACCAACAAGACGCCCGTCGGCGCGTACCGTGGGGCTGGCCGGCCCGAGGCGACGTATCTGCTCGAATGCACCATCGACAAGGTGGCGCACGAGCTGGGGCTCGATCCGGCCGAGGTTCGCCGCGTCAACTTCATCCCGCCGGACAAGTTCCCGTACAAGACGCCGTTCGGGGCCAACTACGATACCGGCGAGTACGTCAAGGCGCTCGACAAGGCCCTGGAGGTGTCCGGCTACGCTCAGCTTCGCGAAGAGCAGAAGAAGGCTCGTGAAGAGGGGCGCATCGTTGGGATCGGCGTCGGAGCGTACGTCGAGATCTGCGGCTTCGGGCCGTGGGAGAGCGCGACGGTCCGCGTCGAGCCGACCGGTAAGGTGATGGTCCACACCGGTACCTCACCGCATGGCCAGGGTACCGAGACGACCATGGCGCAGATCGTGGCCGATCACCTGGGCGTGGCCATCGACGACATCGTGGTGCTCCACGGCGATACGGCGATGACCCAGACGGGCGTCGGCACGTTTGGCTCGCGCGGCGCGGCCGTTGGCGGCGGCGCGACGAAGATCGCGGCGGTGACGGTGCAGGAGAAGGCGGTCCGGATCGCGGCGCATGCGCTCGAATCGGCTGCCGAGGACATCGAGATCTCGCCGGAAGGGTTCGGTGTGCGCGGCGTCGAGGACAAGCGGATCACCCTCAAGGAGATCGCGGCACGGGCGTACGGCGGCAACGTGCCGGCCGGCGACGAGCCAGGCCTTGAGGCGACCCGGTTCTTCAAGCCCGACGACTCGGTCTTCCCGTTCGGCGTCCACATCGCCCAGGTCGAGATCGACAAGGAGACCGGGCGGGTCACGTTCCAGAAGTTCGTGGCCGTCGACGACGTGGGCAACGTCATCAACCCGCTGCTGCTCGACGGCCAGCGGCATGGCGGCATCGTGCAGGGCGTCGCGCAGGCGCTCTGCGAGGAGGTCGTGTACGACGACGACGGCCAGCTCGTCTCGGGCACCCTGTCCGACTATGCGCTGCCGACGGCTCACATCCTGCCGATGTTCGAGCTTGACCGGACGGTGACGACCACCGACCGCAACCCGCTCGGCGTCAAGGGCGTTGGTGAGGCTGGCACCATCGGCAGCACCCCGACCTTGCGGAACGCCGTGCTCGACGCGCTGCTGCCGCAGGGCATTACCGACCTGGACATGCCGGCGACCTCGCTGAAGGTGTGGAAGCTGCTGAACCCGTAGGACAGCTGAGGGCCGGAAAAGGCCCTCACCCCCGAATCCCCATCTTTTGTGCACTGGGAGAGGGAGGGGGGGAGCGACAGACAACTTGAGGGCGGGCCTGCAAACTGCAGGCCCGCCCTTACACTTCGCCTGCGACCTGCGCCGGGCTGCGGATCTCTCACCCCAGGTCATCCTGAGCCGAGCGCGCCTGCGAGCGCAGCGAAGGACGTCACCCGCTGACGCGGAAGTTGACGGTCAGCGGGTGAGATCCTTCGCTGCGCTCATGATGACAATTGCATGTCGCGATCTTGCACAAAGCTCGACGACCCACCACCCATGATCCACCACCCACGACCTACCACCCACGACCCACGATCCATGACCCACGGCATGCGTGCCTCACGCTGTCCCGCTGCCGGCCCGGATCCGGCGCGGGTCGAGCGCATCCTGGAGGGCGTCGGCGAAGTAGTTCAGGCCGATCACCGTTGCCGTGATGGCGAGTCCCGGCATCAGGGCATAGGTCCAGGAACGGGCAAGGTAGGTCTGGGCGCTGCCGAGCATGTTGCCCCAGGTCGGGTCGGGGAGCGGTGCGCCGAGTCCCAGGAAGCTCAGCGTCGCCTCGACGAGGATCGCCTCGGGGGCGGCAATCGCCATCTGCACGATCAGCGGGGCGATGCAGTTCGGCAAGATGTGGCGCGACATCACGCGCCAGTCTGAGCAGCCGAGCGCTCGGGCCGCCTCGACATAATCGGCGTTGCGCGCGCCGACCGTCACGGCCCGCACCAGCCGCGACGAGACCGGCATGTTGATGATGGCGATGGCCAGCACGCCGCTGAACTGGCCGGGGCCGAGGATCGTCACGATGCCGATGGCCAGGAAGATGGCCGGAAACGCCAGGAACGTGTCCCAGATCCGGCCGATGACCGCGTCGAGCCAGCCGCCGAAATAGCCGGCTGCCAGGCCCGTCAGGCTGCCGATGGCCGCCGCGATGACGACCGCCAGCACGCCCGCCTGCACGGCCGGCCAGGCCGCCGCGATCAGGCGGCTGAGGATGTCGCGCCCAAGCTCGTCCGACCCGAGCCAGTAGGTTGACGAGGGCGGCTGGAGCTGATCGACGACGTGTACCTCGTTCGGCTCGTAGGGGACCAGGAACCGCCCGAAGATCGCCACGAACAGCAGGACGACCAGGAAGCCGACGCCGATCTTCCCCTTCCGGGTCCGAAGGAGCCGGCGCATCGTGCCGGCGGCGGGCATGGCGGCCCGTGCGCTCGGCTGCGTGCCGCCCTCGGCGACAGCCGCCGGCGTTCGTGCTGCCGGTGCTGACGCCGACGTGAGAGGCGTGCCGCTGCCGTCGGCGGTCATCGGGCACGCTCCAGCTTCACGCGCGGGTCGAGATAGGCGTACGACGCGTCGATGACGATGTTGGTCAGGAGGAAGATGAGCACGACCAGCATCAGCGTCCCTTGCACAACCGGGTAGTCACGGTTGGCGATCGAGTTGATAACCAGACGCCCGATGCCCGGGTAGGCGAAGACCGATTCGGTGACGACAGCGCCGCCGAGCAGCCTCCCGAACTGAATGCCAACGATGGTCACGACCGGGATCATCGCGTTGCGCAATGCGTGGCGGAAGACCACGACCTTCTCGGCCAGACCTTTTGCCCTGGCCGTGCGGACATAGTCGGCGCTCAGCACGTCGATCATTGCCGAGCGCACGTAGCGTGAGAAGACCGACATGTTGGACACGGCGATGGTCAACACCGGCATGATCAGGAAGTGCAGGCGGGTGTAGAGCGGCTGGTTCGGCTCGCCGATACCCGAGGCCGGCAGCCACCTCAGCTCGACGCTGAAGAACAGGATCAGCAGCAGTCCGAACCAGAAGGCCGGCATCGCCAGTCCCAGCGAGTTGATCCCGGTGATGATCGCGTCGATCCGTCGGTTGGCGTTCATCGCCGCCAGCACCCCGAGGGGAAACCCGACCAGCATCGCCACGCCGAGCGAGATCAGGGCCAGCCGCAAGGTATTGGGCAGCGCGTCGCCGATCAGCGATGCGACGGGCCGCCGGTTCGACTGGGAGACCCCGAGGTTCAGCTGCGCCACGTCTGACAGCCAGATGGCGTAGCGGACCGGCAACGGCTTGTCCAGGCCCAGCCGCTCCCGCTCGACCGCGACCTCCTCGGGCGTCGCCTGCGTGCCGAGCATCATGCGGGCAGGGTCGCCTGGTGCCAGCGCGATGATGGCGAACACCAGGACGGACGCCAGGAAGAGGGTTGGGATCAGGAGCAGTAGCCGGCGGATCAGGTATCGCTGCACGCGGTTGTTCCCCTATGGCCCCGATGGCCGGGGCGGCCGCCCTGGCCGGTCCGGGCGAGGCCAGCTACCGCCGTCGTGATGGCAGCCGGCCCCGCCCAGCGTTCATTTTTCGATGCTGGCTCCCGCGAGAGCCATGTTGCCGCTCAGATCGTAGGTGATCCCCTTGACTGGTTTCGTGAAGGCCCAGATACGCGGATCGGTGGCAACGTAGATCAGGTTGGCGTCGAACACCATGATCTCGTTGGCCTTCTGGTAGATGGTCTTCCGTTTGGCGGGGTCTGGCTCCACCGCGCCATCGGCAATCAGCTTCTCCAGATCGGCGCTTCGGTACCCGAAGATGTTGCGCTCGTTTCCTCGGAAGTTGCCCTGCGTGTTGAACAAGATGGCGGGGTCACGAGTCGTGCGGGCGTTCAGCCAGGGAATCAGGTCGTGATTCTGCAGCTTCGGGTCGGCCCCGATCTCGTAGTACTTGGCGATCTCGATCTCGGAGACGCTGAGCTTGACGCCGATCTTCTGCAAGTCCGCCTGCCAGATCAGCATGAAGAGCTTCATCTGCGGCCAGCGCGGAGTGACGATCCCGGACAGCTCCAGGCCCTTGACGCCGGCGGCTTCGAGCATCTTCGCCGCCTTGTCGAGATCGAAGGCGTAGGCGTTGACGAGGTCTTCGCGGTACGCCATCGAGTTCGGGTTGTAGAACGGCGAGCAGATCGGTTTGGACACGCCGAAGAATGCCGTCTTCGCCATCTCGACGCGGTTCAGCGAGTAGGAGAGCGCCTGCCGTACCTCCTTCTTGTCGAGCGGCGGCTTGGAGACGTTCACCAGCAGGTCGAAGATGCTGCCGGTGTTCTCGTTGATCTCCAGCGTGATGTTCGGGTTGGCTTTCAGCGCGGCCACATCGGCGGCGCTGGTGACCTGGATGCCGTCCACGCCGCCCGAGTTCAGGTTCGGGATCAGTGTCTCGGCCTTCTCGAGCCGCTTGAACATGATCTCGTCGATCAGCGGCTGATCCTTGAC
Proteins encoded in this window:
- a CDS encoding Zn-dependent alcohol dehydrogenase, whose protein sequence is MKAAILNDYQTPLSIEDLTIDSPKAGEVKIRISATGVCHSDYHVMKGEWKFGVPILLGHEASGIVEEVGTGVTGIKPGDRAALSFRPWCGRCRNCITGSSVLCTGYAGDRFKMHDGTSRVHRGAEDINILGRMGSFAEYVVMPAEQVVPIEQEIDMASLALIGCAVTTGVGAVLNTAKVTPGSTVAVIGCGGVGLNVIQGAAVAGASRIIAVDLLDNKLDYASSFGATDMVNGSKGDAVEQVIDLTDGGVDYAFEVIGNYRTVEQAIKMIRPAGTAVIVGMAPQNQTAGLDPLLFVQKEAKLLGSWYGSSRPRLDFQRFVDMTLAGKLKVKEMITREYPLDRINEAYDSLGRGEVARSVVTFKH
- a CDS encoding ABC transporter permease — protein: MQRYLIRRLLLLIPTLFLASVLVFAIIALAPGDPARMMLGTQATPEEVAVERERLGLDKPLPVRYAIWLSDVAQLNLGVSQSNRRPVASLIGDALPNTLRLALISLGVAMLVGFPLGVLAAMNANRRIDAIITGINSLGLAMPAFWFGLLLILFFSVELRWLPASGIGEPNQPLYTRLHFLIMPVLTIAVSNMSVFSRYVRSAMIDVLSADYVRTARAKGLAEKVVVFRHALRNAMIPVVTIVGIQFGRLLGGAVVTESVFAYPGIGRLVINSIANRDYPVVQGTLMLVVLIFLLTNIVIDASYAYLDPRVKLERAR
- a CDS encoding ABC transporter substrate-binding protein; amino-acid sequence: MSAETRTTLLSRRRFLRVATIAGGAALLAACQQAPVPAAKPAETKPAAPAAPAPTTAPAKPAEASKPAEAAKPAEAAKPATAGAAATGKHGGVLNYAEAADFTHFSPWSVTPPNQGIYNQVFSRLLWKDGSGKEHPDIAESWEMAKDSLSFRVKMRQGVKWHDGKEHLAEDYVTMFGYTKNETLLKDAAVKKHQGLVSPVKDVKAVDKYTVDFLFEKPVPFITELLDYWYAVRIDDPTDPAFTKKPAIGTGPFKMAEWQPNQYARFPKNPDYFVKDQPLIDEIMFKRLEKAETLIPNLNSGGVDGIQVTSAADVAALKANPNITLEINENTGSIFDLLVNVSKPPLDKKEVRQALSYSLNRVEMAKTAFFGVSKPICSPFYNPNSMAYREDLVNAYAFDLDKAAKMLEAAGVKGLELSGIVTPRWPQMKLFMLIWQADLQKIGVKLSVSEIEIAKYYEIGADPKLQNHDLIPWLNARTTRDPAILFNTQGNFRGNERNIFGYRSADLEKLIADGAVEPDPAKRKTIYQKANEIMVFDANLIYVATDPRIWAFTKPVKGITYDLSGNMALAGASIEK
- a CDS encoding ABC transporter permease; this translates as MTADGSGTPLTSASAPAARTPAAVAEGGTQPSARAAMPAAGTMRRLLRTRKGKIGVGFLVVLLFVAIFGRFLVPYEPNEVHVVDQLQPPSSTYWLGSDELGRDILSRLIAAAWPAVQAGVLAVVIAAAIGSLTGLAAGYFGGWLDAVIGRIWDTFLAFPAIFLAIGIVTILGPGQFSGVLAIAIINMPVSSRLVRAVTVGARNADYVEAARALGCSDWRVMSRHILPNCIAPLIVQMAIAAPEAILVEATLSFLGLGAPLPDPTWGNMLGSAQTYLARSWTYALMPGLAITATVIGLNYFADALQDALDPRRIRAGSGTA
- a CDS encoding xanthine dehydrogenase family protein molybdopterin-binding subunit, which encodes MAMTAPLPKLMGQPVRRREDPRLITGSSQYVDDIQLPGQLYLVFVRSPYGHAKVNGIDTSAAAAVPGVVAVYTAKDLEGATTGPLPYEFGFEPFQNVKNMERYPLATDKVRYVGDPIAAVLADSRYAARDAAALVEVDYEPLPAVVDPEKALEDGAPLLYEEFGTNLGHTQSLSHGDVDAAFASADKVVSLRIVNQRVLPTALETRGCLADWRAARPGDPGELTLWTSTQVPHAVKTKMSALLGIDENKVRVIAPEVGGGFGNKIDVSPEETLTAIAAMRTGRPVKWSETRSENFQAAMHGRGQVDVIEAAARSDGRITGLKVTVVADIGGYYQYLSPLMAMLTGLMLPGPYDIENISFELKGALTNKTPVGAYRGAGRPEATYLLECTIDKVAHELGLDPAEVRRVNFIPPDKFPYKTPFGANYDTGEYVKALDKALEVSGYAQLREEQKKAREEGRIVGIGVGAYVEICGFGPWESATVRVEPTGKVMVHTGTSPHGQGTETTMAQIVADHLGVAIDDIVVLHGDTAMTQTGVGTFGSRGAAVGGGATKIAAVTVQEKAVRIAAHALESAAEDIEISPEGFGVRGVEDKRITLKEIAARAYGGNVPAGDEPGLEATRFFKPDDSVFPFGVHIAQVEIDKETGRVTFQKFVAVDDVGNVINPLLLDGQRHGGIVQGVAQALCEEVVYDDDGQLVSGTLSDYALPTAHILPMFELDRTVTTTDRNPLGVKGVGEAGTIGSTPTLRNAVLDALLPQGITDLDMPATSLKVWKLLNP